The sequence below is a genomic window from Rhodospirillales bacterium.
GATACCCGCAATCCGGTGGCATACAGAATTTCGAAAAGGGCGCGCAACCGGATGCCCTTGGGCCCTTTGCGGCCCTTGAGCACCTCAAACATGATCTCAATATCATCCTCGCTCAGGGTTTTTGGCAAGGGCCGCCCCTGAGATGGGCTATCGATCCCGGCGGTGGGATCATCGTCGCGCAACCCTTCGGCGGCAAGAAACCGGTAGAACTGGCGAAGGGCGGACAAGCGTCTGGCTGCCGTGCCCGCACCCAGGCCTTGCTCTGACATGGATTCAAGATATCCCTTAATCGACGCAACGCTTGCGTCTGCCAAAGGGAGCCCGCAATATTTTTCAGAATCTTCTAAATAGCGCGCAAAATAAACAAGATCACGGCGATATGCGGCAATGGTGTTTTGCGCAGACCCCCGTTCAGCCGCCATCATTTCAAGAAATGCATCCAGCGTTTGGCCTACCAATTTCGGGATTTGAGTATCCGCCTTGCGTCCCGCCATCTGAGTCCCTTTCCGGGATAAAAACAGGGTCTTAAAGACCCGCTTTAAAGACCGGCTCCGAAAACTGTTTCCACAGCCATTGCCCGGGCTTCTGC
It includes:
- a CDS encoding site-specific tyrosine recombinase XerD; amino-acid sequence: MAGRKADTQIPKLVGQTLDAFLEMMAAERGSAQNTIAAYRRDLVYFARYLEDSEKYCGLPLADASVASIKGYLESMSEQGLGAGTAARRLSALRQFYRFLAAEGLRDDDPTAGIDSPSQGRPLPKTLSEDDIEIMFEVLKGRKGPKGIRLRALFEILYATGLRVSELVSLPLAAMTNDGEFLVVMGKGSKERMVPLSEPAQIALGEWLSCRNEGAQEKHSPWLFPTRAAQGHLTRQRFAQELKLLAIESGLEAKAVSPHVLRHAFASHLLAHGADLRSVQQLLGHADISTTEIYTHVLDERLQQLVSIHHPLARVTKSRTGPRGTKG